In Kutzneria kofuensis, the DNA window AGCCGCGGGCCGGGAAAATCGCGTCTGTTCAGCGATTTTTCCGGCCAAGGCGAAGAGACCGGCTTTGGAGCAGCCTCGCCCCGCCCGGAACGGGCGGCATTAAACTCAGTCCACGTGACGTCGAAGCCGCTCATCCCCAACGTGCTCGCCGGCCGCTACGCGTCGGCCCAGCTGGTCGGCCTCTGGTCGCCGGAACACAAGGTCGTGCTGGAGCGGCGGCTGTGGCTGGCCGTGCTCAAGGCGCAGGCGGAGCTGGGCATCGACGTGCCCGCGGGCGCGGTCGCCGACTACGAGCGGGTGCTGGAGCAGGTGGACCTGGCCTCCATCGCCGAGCGCGAGCGGGTCACCCGGCACGACGTGAAGGCCCGCATCGAGGAGTTCAACGCCCTGGCCGGCCACGAGCAGGTGCACAAGGGCATGACCTCCCGCGACCTCACCGAGAACGTCGAGCAGCTGCAGATCCGGCAGTCGCTGGAGTTCATCCGGGGCAAGGTGGCCGCCGTGCTGTCCCGGCTGGCCCGGCTCGCGGTCGAGCACGCCGACCTGGTGATGGCCGGCCGCTCGCACAACGTGGCCGCGCAGGCCACCACCCTGGGCAAGCGGTTCGCGACGGCGGCCGACGAGCTGCACGTGGCGTTCGGGCGGCTGGAGGACCTGGTCGAGCGGTACCCGCTGCGCGGCGTGAAGGGCCCGGTCGGCACCGCCCAGGACATGCTGGACCTGCTCGGCGGGGACGCGGCGAAGCTGTCCGAGCTGGAGCACCGGGTGGCCGAGTTCCTGGGCTTCCGCCGGGTGCTGACCAGCGTCGGCCAGGTGTATCCGCGGTCGCTGGACTTCGACGTGCTGTCCGCGCTGGTGCAGCTGGCGGCGGCGCCGTCGAGCCTGGCCAAGACGATCCGGCTGATGGCCGGGCACGAGCTGGTCACCGAGGGCTTCAAGCCGGGCCAGGTCGGCTCCAGCGCGATGCCGCACAAGATGAACACCCGGTCCTGCGAGCGGGTCAACGGCCTGGCCGTGATCCTGCGCGGCTACCTGTCGATGACCGGCGAGCTGGCCGGCGACCAGTGGAACGAGGGCGACGTGTCCTGCTCGGTGGTGCGCCGGGTCGCCCTGCCGGACGCGTTCTTCGCGCTGGACGGCCTGCTGGAGACGATGCTGACGGTGCTGGACGAGTTCGGCGCCTACCCGGCGGTGGTGGCCCGCGAGCTGGACCGCTACCTGCCGTTCCTGGCCACGACCAAGGTGCTGATGGCGTCGGTGCGGGCCGGCGTCGGTCGGGAGACCGCGCACGAGGCGATCAAGGAGAACGCCGTCGCGGTGGCGCTGGCCATGCGGGAGCAGGGCGCGGAGCGCAACGACCTGCTGGACCGGCTGGCCGCCGACGAGCGCATCCCGCTGGACCGGGCCCAGCTCGACGAGCTGCTCGCGGACCGGCTGTCGTTCACCGGCGTGGCCGGGGCCCAGGTCGACGCGGTGGCCGCGGAGATCGCGAAGACGCTGGAGCGGTTCCCGGACGCCGCCGGCTACGTGCCGGAGCCGATCCTGTGAGCGTCCAGGTCTCGACCCTGGTCAGCTACCCGATCAAGGGCTGCGCCGGCACGACGACGCCGACCACCGAGGTGACGCCGACGGGACTGCGGCACGACCGGG includes these proteins:
- the purB gene encoding adenylosuccinate lyase translates to MTSKPLIPNVLAGRYASAQLVGLWSPEHKVVLERRLWLAVLKAQAELGIDVPAGAVADYERVLEQVDLASIAERERVTRHDVKARIEEFNALAGHEQVHKGMTSRDLTENVEQLQIRQSLEFIRGKVAAVLSRLARLAVEHADLVMAGRSHNVAAQATTLGKRFATAADELHVAFGRLEDLVERYPLRGVKGPVGTAQDMLDLLGGDAAKLSELEHRVAEFLGFRRVLTSVGQVYPRSLDFDVLSALVQLAAAPSSLAKTIRLMAGHELVTEGFKPGQVGSSAMPHKMNTRSCERVNGLAVILRGYLSMTGELAGDQWNEGDVSCSVVRRVALPDAFFALDGLLETMLTVLDEFGAYPAVVARELDRYLPFLATTKVLMASVRAGVGRETAHEAIKENAVAVALAMREQGAERNDLLDRLAADERIPLDRAQLDELLADRLSFTGVAGAQVDAVAAEIAKTLERFPDAAGYVPEPIL